A window of the Diorhabda carinulata isolate Delta chromosome 1, icDioCari1.1, whole genome shotgun sequence genome harbors these coding sequences:
- the LOC130900940 gene encoding uncharacterized protein PF3D7_1120600-like has protein sequence MQNAGQQYGQGGASFHQTAPFSGHSETTTSSGSITSSLRQFRRKNEDKHNHTDNNTASVTNESHVARVAPHSHYPPRSSVECYRYPTQYPDYGLQQPVKYSEISEPHPQLPEQTSPSVIQKAKGKEYMEMCNMQQHRKPSYDHMNGQQNYSESFNQHDQYESINVHPSYRRDPQFMPKDPEFCKQSIYLASTRKNDYLSRLQRIHPNMARSIMSDHHLQETQNLQNLYQDLQKSVTIRKPQHQIFANYPNSIQNNTYPHGYVPYTNYNCNYNRPPQMTPRFPPVNPHERSMSPRRSYSGQMSFPTNYDTIAAQKLPPAYPQYNAPEYAQHYQHRGASMGQDYYQRHCSPTQYLAPHQIPPPDITEGRVTVSDNIKHYIENWADEETATEMNQIENPRMCKESIRGRDDQSTETVYMINASELQYLENGLLTSENGMTVPVMASESGQYVIKSEVSLEGASEMVRIVEKSSQLEVDPATGERVVNLHIMDTVKPDCMLNSKLNESHQRSLENPYTESEKPRVLVHQNTVITSGNQITNETNERRDTTRPIDETLKLGNSLPLISDTLEELNKTIMNECRKETVDKNCSPINLEEIEKYREQETTEKIKSSADCLVEEIASIQEMSNSPKNNSFEDAHINMIKTDIITHRDDQNSLLKDSHKDIEALFDSSVKNTQSTQPEMKNNSFNEIDEEDKSTTENKNNNISKEEKLITEKTINETEQQSTSSDNFTEEIIQIPEKKDHKEEESKINSDNTTHNDLSLAIDTDKIDKRENEDAAITSLEVKKTEKTVTKRSRRIFSVDDIINNIGKKLRSTESNSTSRRYSLKTTKEFLEMEITNTFKSIKLPTIETRRDEKIQTFSTKNNDNNVLGVEEKQVNSNGNVEKLINSINTSVDNYVMEVMNEESTIISKSEKESEFSEPYEISKENELEKQECTNFLYLPENEFENQQSTNLNLQSSNDSVFPEPLAVTEEIVLNVKDIDSQETITKDEISSDPSNVKSLNLSEKPCEVTEESSLQCKPVSTVASPVKDTINTTEDSSLEPKVPDQQEVQYRNVIRVEESTVLLEIAGELVEINVNIVNGKNIITVVPLSDTAVVDFNDNYETSENPEATDPLKLDDVPPQQETLAGIAQVNIEAPESDIVETTSEIIIGMDLSLEEEIKLDVDQPPIIFTKAAKKAYDCDLQIPSITTSGDILDSTRVKTYNLNDKVSSTKAKTKKIKNVESDSLKSLKRLSVKSDKKSLFRDLIAARNRKKIKLEMNDNEDDEFVPFKDLIRARKLRKIKLKEMKNSEEAKVDSTIKIDENNKEAEIVEEVTDVHELIDSKIEKFPEESNEFRSEAFSEVSANTSDKKQKSVYIERKCEYTPEVIPTNVKQLDDPKLPKPNENLPKSQIKKKLSLEEYNKRKRKLLNPEKSESTHEKKSKIERKQSEVETSKTNPKKNKPQRTKSLDDLNLLKSKETQSKRKLSLEYSPVKQNYFDWEETQSPKVNISQKDQDSKICEFKGLINNNNKNKPKVLIDINDFNSKPNNESSEDEILQNYKEQVESKLNTLNFQIPKPAKSLERQIVNPFSKPETNSLIERFLKNEKLNGEEMEKIRKIISYKRLMQQLKKIKNHDLSRTTSLNPAYEVRKELSEKQTKLLLKKVSEKKKSRFRNLHSTSDSETEHECREKTRCSGDYSVVQSVCLAGVVPKLIIKRKTEMPLPFVRLERLDLGLLEEKNGRYVG, from the exons ATGCAGAATGCTGGACAACAGTACGGCCAAGGAGGTGCATCCTTCCACCAAACAGCACCTTTTAGTGGCCACTCAGAGACTACG acatCTAGTGGGAGTATAACTAGCTCGCTTAGacaatttagaagaaaaaatgaagataaacaTAACCATACTGATAACAACACTGCATCTGTTACAAATGAAAGCCATGTAGCAAGAGTGGCGCCCCACAGCCATTATCCGCCCAGATCCTCTGTCGAGTGTTACCGATATCCAACACAATATCCAGATTATGg CTTACAACAACCTGTTAAATACTCAGAGATATCCGAACCACATCCACAATTACCAGAACAAACTTCGCCGTCGGTGATACAGAAAGCTAAGGGTAAAGAATATATGGAAATGTGTAATATGCAACAACATAGGAAGCCTTCCTATGATCATATGAATGGACAACAAAATTATAGTGAAAGCTTTAATCAACACGATCAGTATGAGAGTATAAAT gTCCATCCCTCTTACAGACGAGATCCTCAGTTCATGCCAAAGGATCCCGAATTCTGCAAACAAAGTATTTATCTGGCTTCTACTCGCAAAAATGATTACTTATCAAGACTACAAAGGATTCATCCAAATATGGCTAGGTCTATAATGAGTGACCATCATTTGCAAGAGACCCAAAACTTACAAAACTTATATCAAGATTTGCAAAAATCTGTAACTATTCGTAAGCCTCAACACCAAAT ATTTGCCAATTATCCAAATAGTATACAAAATAACACATACCCTCATGGATACGTGCCGTATACGAATTACAATTGTAACTATAACAGACCACCTCAGATGACACCTAGATTTCCTCCCGTTAATCCCCACGAACGGAGCATGTCTCCGAGAAGGAGTTACTCTGGCCAAATGAGTTTTCCAACTAACTACGATACAATTGCTGCACAGAAACTCCCACCTGCTTACCCTCAGTACAATGCTCCTGAATATGCTCAACATTATCAACACAGAGGAGCATCAATGGGACAAGATTATTATCAAAGGCATTGCAG CCCTACCCAATATTTGGCCCCTCACCAAATTCCACCGCCAGATATTACAGAAGGTAGAGTAACAGTTTCAGACaatataaaacattatataGAAAACTGGGCGGATGAAGAAACTGCGACAGAAATGAACCAAATCGAGAATCCAAGGATGTGTAAAGAGAGTATCAGAGGAAGAGATGATCAGTCCACTGAAACTGTGTATATGATAAATGCATCAGAActacaatatttagaaaatgggTTACTGACATCTGAAAATGGAATGACGGTACCAGtg ATGGCATCTGAATCTGGTCAATATGTTATTAAAAGTGAAGTTTCTTTAGAAGGCGCTTCTGAGATGGTTAGAATAGTGGAAAAAAGTAGTCAACTGGAAGTAGATCCAGCAACTGGAGAAAGAGTGGTTAACCTTCATATCATGGATACAGTAAAACCAGACTGCATGCTGAACAGTAAACTAAATGAGTCCCACCAAAGATCTCTTGAAAATCCATATACAGAATCAGAAAAACCTCGAGTTTTAGTCCACCAAAATACAGTTATAACATCAGGAAATCAAATCACAAATGAAACAAATGAAAGGAGGGATACAACGCGACCTATCGACGAAACTTTGAAACTGGGAAATAGTTTACCATTGATTAGTGATACACTAGAAGAacttaataaaacaattatgaaCGAATGCAGAAAAGAAACAGTGGATAAAAATTGCTCACCAattaatttagaagaaattgaaaagtaTAGGGAGCAAGAGACGACAGAAAAGATAAAATCCTCAGCGGATTGCTTAGTAGAGGAAATTGCTAGTATTCAAGAAATGTCTAATTCCCCAAAAAATAATTCCTTTGAAGATGCTCACATAAATATGATAAAGACTGACATAATTACGCATCGTGATGATCAGAACTCGCTACTTAAAGATTCACATAAAGATATTGAAGCTTTATTTGATAGTTCTGTCAAAAACACGCAGTCAACCCAAcctgaaatgaaaaacaattccTTCAATGAAATAGACGAAGAAGATAAATCTACTACcgagaataaaaacaataacatatcaaaagaagaaaaattaataactgaaaaaacaattaatgaGACTGAACAACAATCAACTAGTAGCGATAACTTTACcgaagaaattattcaaattcctGAGAAAAAAGAtcataaagaagaagaatctaAAATAAACTCTGACAATACAACTCATAATGATCTATCTTTGGCTATTGATACAGATAAAATAGACAAACGAGAAAATGAAGACGCAGCAATTACGTCTTTAGAGGTAAAGAAAACCGAAAAAACTGTAACAAAACGTTCAAGGCGTATTTTCTCTGTAGAcgatattatcaataatattggaaaaaaattgaggtccACGGAAAGTAACAGTACATCTCGAAGGTACAGTCTGAAAACGACTAAAGAATTTCTGGAAATGGAAATCACTAACACCttcaaatctataaaattaCCTACAATTGAAACTCGTAGGGATGAAAAAATTCAGACGTTCAGtactaaaaataatgataataatgttCTAGGAGTTGAGGAAAAACAAGTAAACAGCAACGGAAATGTAGAAAAGCTGATTAATTCTATTAATACCTCTGTAGATAACTATGTTATGGAAGTAATGAATGAAGAATCAACTATAATAAGCAAATCAGAAAAAGAATCTGAATTTTCAGAGCCATATgaaatttccaaagaaaatgaACTGGAAAAGCAGGAATGTACCAATTTTTTGTACCTACcagaaaatgaatttgaaaaccAACAGTCCACAAATTTGAATCTTCAAAGTTCTAATGATTCCGTATTTCCAGAACCATTAGCTGTAACAGAAGAAATAGTATTAAATGTTAAAGATATTGATTCTCAAGAAACCATTACCAAAGATGAGATTAGTTCAGATCCATCTAATGTCAAATCGCTGAATTTATCAGAGAAACCTTGTGAAGTCACTGAAGAATCATCTCTACAATGTAAACCTGTTAGTACTGTAGCATCTCCAGTCAAAGACACTATTAATACAACTGAAGATTCTTCTCTAGAACCAAAAGTACCTGATCAACAAGAAGTGCAGTACCGTAATGTTATAAGGGTTGAAGAATCTACCGTTCTCCTTGAGATAGCCGGAGAATTAGttgaaataaatgtaaatattgttaacggaaaaaatataataactgtAGTGCCTCTTTCAGATACGGCTGTTGTGGATTTCAACGATAATTATGAAACTTCTGAAAATCCTGAAGCTACAGATCCCTTAAAGTTGGACGATGTACCGCCACAACAAGAAACATTGGCCGGAATTGCCCAGGTTAATATAGAAGCTCCAGAGTCTGATATCGTTGAAACTACCAGTGAAATAATCATCGGTATGGATTTAagtttagaagaagaaataaaattggaCGTAGATCAACCACCAATAATTTTTACCAAAGCTGCCAAAAAGGCTTATGATTGTGATTTACAAATTCCTTCTATAACTACTAGTGGAGACATATTGGATAGCACTCGCGTTAAAACGTACAATTTAAATGATAAAGTTAGCTCAACCAaggcaaaaacaaaaaaaattaagaatgtTGAATCTGATTCATTAAAATCGCTTAAAAGATTATCAGTCAAATCTGATAAGAAATCCTTATTCAGAGATCTCATAGCTGCtaggaatagaaaaaaaattaaattggaaatgAATGATAATGAAGACGACGAATTTGTACCATTTAAAGATTTGATTAGGGCTagaaaactaagaaaaataaaattgaaagaaatgaaaaatagtgAAGAAGCCAAAGTCGATTCaactataaaaattgatgaaaacaaTAAAGAAGCTGAAATTGTAGAAGAAGTAACAGATGTACATGAattaattgattcaaaaatagaaaaattcccAGAAGAAAGCAATGAATTCAGAAGTGAAGCTTTCAGCGAAGTATCTGCAAATACTTCTGACAAAAAACAGAAAAGTGTGTATATTGAAAGGAAATGTGAATATACACCAGAAGTGATACCCACCAATgtaaaacaattggatgatcCTAAGTTACCTAaaccaaatgaaaatttacctaaatcacaaataaagaaaaaacttagtttggaagaatataataaaagaaaaaggaaaCTACTGAACCCTGAAAAATCAGAATCCACCCATGAAAAGAAAtctaaaatagaaagaaaacagTCTGAAGTGGAAACTAGCAAAACTAAtcccaaaaaaaataaaccTCAACGGACAAAATCTTTAGACGATTTAAATTTGCTCAAATCCAAAGAGACTCAAAGTAAAAGGAAGCTCAGTCTTGAATATTCTCcagtaaaacaaaactattttgatTGGGAAGAAACACAATCTCCAAAAGTCAATATAAGTCAGAAGGACCAGGATAGCAAAATATGTGAATTCAAAGGTCtcattaacaataataataaaaacaaaccaaaagtACTAATAGACATTAATGATTTCAATTCTAAGCCAAATAATGAAAGTTCCGAAGACGAAATTCTTCAAAACTATAAGGAACAAGTAGAATCCAAATTGAATactttgaattttcaaattccaaaGCCAGCTAAATCGCTAGAACGACAAATAGTTAATCCTTTTTCAAAACCTGAAACAAATAGTTTAATTGAAAGGTTCCTAAAAAATGAGAAGCTTAATGGagag